AGTCAAGTAAATCCATGGAGAGTGAAAttggaaaccaaaaaaaatcactaagtctccgtttttaaaaatcactttcaaagattttaaaatttgttgtagTAAAAAATTTTtgatacctcaatttttttaaacagcTTTTAAAACCATTACTTTTTCAATATAAGCATCTAAGAGTTTTCGTGTCTTGTATAAAACTTAATActatttttctgattttaaaatctGAAAACAGGAAGTGAATCCAAACAGGCACTAAATTCTCACTTTTTGATATTCAATTCTATGTGATCAAACAGCACCACTAGAAAACCACAGCAACCAACATTCCAGCTTTCAAAGTTTGAATCTGTGCAGAAATCATAACTTCAAATTCCACCAATACAATCCCTTATCAAAAGCAAAATGTTTGATGATGGTCTTTCTACTTCCATTATCAAGTCATGCCTCTCTATTCGCACCTAAATAATTCCATTTATAAAACAATCCCCAAAAATCATTCCCATGGAATAAGATCTTTTGGCCGATTAAGTTGCAGAAATTGGATGGTTTTGACATCGGGTCTTCGTTATTCCACTTGAATTTCCATCCAAACATCtagatatatacatataaatccCGAAAATTTTCTCCAAGATATTCCATGTTTGGCTACAAAATTATTACCATCCATCTTTCCAAATCCTCAAGAACCTCAACATGATTTCCCTAGACTATCATTTACCCTCAACAATCATCTTATTAGTGACAATAAAAAGACATCGATGAGCTCACCAGAAGGAGCCGATCCATCGGCGGAACCAGAAGAAAGAGCAGTCGACTGTAATTGCTGAGCAACTTTATCAGCTTCCTTTGAATCAGCCTCTGCGcattaagaaacaaaatttcagattcaaaggaattgaaaaagggGGTATTAGGGTTTTGGGTGTTTGGAAAACCTTTAAGGAGATCGGGGTAGAGATCAGGCGCGTTTTGGATCAACCAGGGCTTGCATTTCTCGAAATCGGATCCAAATTCACAGTACTCCGCTGGTAAACTGCAAACCTGACAGTAGAGTACTCGAACTGGCTGGGGTTTCTCCGCCATTGAAGCTCTCCGTCCCTCTGCGAAGCTGCGATCTCAAAAACGGTGCGTTTTGACGACGCTTTCGGTGAAAAGGACGGTGAtgcaaacgacgtcgttttacgTGTAAGTCTCATATCAACATTCTATGccttaattattaatatttataaaaaatttcaattgtaaTATTTACCCAATaaccaatattttattttttatttttttattttctcttaattagagagtgtttatttttttactttttactaaaagtaatttgtttttaaaatttaggttgtttatttttctactgtttcataacttattataaactttttactaagtagaaaaagtcaaattatttaactttttctaaatagaaaaaataatatatcgaatttttctttactttttaatatttaatataaataaaatactacaaaattaaacaaccaAACTATTAAGTATCAAAgttctatttataattaaatgaaaaaaaacactaCCTTAATTTTCAACTTAATTACcactaaattcaatttaattattatttaactttCGATTAATTAAGTTTTTCTCTAGtcgaaattaattaaaaattttatttatttattttttgggccattttttcatttttggaagGACACCGTCTTACCAAATatgtctttttccttttcctcatttacaaattcattttgatattaatatccattaaagaaagaaaattattaaattattatatttatttattactaataaaatccaaaattccatttaaaaaataattttttttaaatatcttcaATAAATCCAATGATTTTGGATTATTTATTCATCAGAGAAATCCAACCTCATTAAATTCCTCCATATCTACACCATCTGATTGTATGAAAAAATGGTAAATCTCTGGTCTGTGTAATCTCTATTTATTCTCAATTCTCTTGGGTTTATGAaaaattgtggaaaaaaaaaaatgaacagaGAGGGCGGTGGTCAAGGAAATCCTCAAGCCCAAGCAGCTTGTGCTTCATGTAAGCACCAGAGAAAGAGATGCGATAGCACATGTGAGTTAGCCCCATACTTTCCTGCTAGCAAGTACAGGGAATTTCAGAATGCTCATAAGCTCTTTGGAGTGAGCAACATACAAAAGATCCTCAATGCCGTCGAGCCGGAGCAGAGAACCGCGGCGGCCGAATCCCTTCTCCTTGAGGGCACCTTCAGGAGAGAAGATCCGGTGTACGGGAGCTTCGGGATTGTATGTAAATTGGAATCAGAACTAGACCTCTGTAAGCAGGAGCTCTATGCTGTAAACCGTCAATTGGCCTATTTTAAGGAGCGGGAGCAACTCCTACAGCAAAAGGAGCAGTTAGAGGGCATACTGGAGGTTGAATCTTCACTGTCATTGAACAAAATAGTAAGACCTTAATTTGCGGTGAacaatttacaatttttttttaattaatttatgattttttttttctttaatttagcCCAGGGGATTTTACTTTGGTGATGATGGTAAAAACTTGGATCACGCATACCATTATCAATCAACATTAGAAGTGGGAGAAGATGTAAAACCCTTTGATATCCAATCAGACGAAATGATAGATTTCAGGTAATGgcaaaattgaattaataatttaaggTTATGCTCggggaaaatttgaggaaaaatataaaagaaaagtaaaataaaaataaaaaattgattaaaagtcGATAAAACATTTGTATTTACTACTTCTAacccattttacttatttttactcattgaaataaaaattaaataatttaaaaatatataaacttctaactaatttaattatatttgattttcttttatattttttttagaacaatcaaacataaagaaataataataataataataattattattattattattattattttgtatttcttttctt
Above is a window of Vitis vinifera cultivar Pinot Noir 40024 chromosome 11, ASM3070453v1 DNA encoding:
- the LOC104880631 gene encoding LOB domain-containing protein 9 isoform X2; amino-acid sequence: MQTTSFYVEGGGQGNPQAQAACASCKHQRKRCDSTCELAPYFPASKYREFQNAHKLFGVSNIQKILNAVEPEQRTAAAESLLLEGTFRREDPVYGSFGIVCKLESELDLCKQELYAVNRQLAYFKEREQLLQQKEQLEGILEVESSLSLNKIFSTQGSCRWLPNYRLVSRSRRRLFGDQERNIMKIGHGMTMGFLLD
- the LOC104880631 gene encoding LOB domain-containing protein 22 isoform X1: MQTTSFYVEGGGQGNPQAQAACASCKHQRKRCDSTCELAPYFPASKYREFQNAHKLFGVSNIQKILNAVEPEQRTAAAESLLLEGTFRREDPVYGSFGIVCKLESELDLCKQELYAVNRQLAYFKEREQLLQQKEQLEGILEVESSLSLNKIPRGFYFGDDGKNLDHAYHYQSTLEVGEDVKPFDIQSDEMIDFSSQPKAHVDGSQTIGLSQDQGEGYLETKKET